In Oncorhynchus clarkii lewisi isolate Uvic-CL-2024 chromosome 2, UVic_Ocla_1.0, whole genome shotgun sequence, one DNA window encodes the following:
- the LOC139421646 gene encoding L-rhamnose-binding lectin CSL2-like yields MLLVRLTAFTLLAAVCCTLPAAATRVVTCDNGENVQFLICDSGVIFIERALYGRTDGTTCREGRPANQLTNTQCSQTGTLEVLSQRCNGKQVCEVNTEVFRTSDPCVGIYKYLDTTYTCSPATRSITCEGSDVQLECDEGTIQIHSANYGRRDQLVCSFNRPANQLANTNCLSQSTTASKVAKRCNGKSQCDVPVSNSLYGDPCVGTYKYLDVAYTCG; encoded by the exons ATGCTCCTTGTCAGACTGACTGCGTTCACCT TGCTGGCTGCAGTTTGCTGTACACTACCAGCTGCAG CGACGAGAGTGGTCACCTGTGACAATGGAGAAAACGTCCAGTTCCTGATCTGTG ATTCTGGAGTGATCTTCATTGAGAGAGCTCTGTATGGAAGGACTGACGGAACCACCTGCAGAGAAGGACGACCTGCCAACCAGCTGACCAACACACAGTGTTCACAGACGGGCACCCTGGAGGTCCTCTCACAGAG GTGCAATGGGAAACAGGTGTGTGAAGTGAACACTGAAGTCTTCCGTACTTCTGACCCCTGTGTTGGAATCTACAAATACCTGGATACCACCTACACCTGCAGCCCAGCAA CACGCAGCATAACGTGTGAAGGCTCTGATGTTCAACTAGAATGTG ATGAAGGTACGATCCAGATCCACAGTGCCAACTATGGCCGCCGTGACCAGCTAGTGTGTTCCTTTAATCGGCCCGCTAACCAACTAGCCAACACCAACTGCCTCAGCCAATCCACCACTGCCAGTAAGGTGGCAAAGAG GTGTAATGGGAAGAGCCAGTGTGACGTCCCGGTGTCCAACTCTCTGTATGGAGATCCCTGTGTAGGAACCTACAAGTACCTGGATGTGGCGTACACCTGTGGCTAA